One region of Pirellulales bacterium genomic DNA includes:
- the nuoL gene encoding NADH-quinone oxidoreductase subunit L translates to MSPDQSLPLLLGLAWLVPLASFALIVLFGPRMGKHGILASYVATGAILTSFVLSFTAFCIWHFGQLGYHRGSDVAHANVAVGETVDQAIAEEHATAEHAGEVHEGAAHEGGHAGHGLPTKPSVAYTGDLYKLAQVGRLKLAISYYIDSLTVLMFTMVSLIATLIHFYAYGYMHDELHEVVDHEVTLSDGHHLHRPGRFHRFFQYLSLFCFSMLGLVYAGNILMVFVFWELVGICSYFLIGFYIERKSASNAANKAFIVNRVGDFGMIIGLMALWASLGTFAFGDYRNEKGEVVETGIFSTVRPAENNYQLTVPDGMVRYAAMDQIAAGVEPSAEQIQTWREEGYGYWLLVIAGVGIFCGCVGKSAQFPLHVWLPDAMEGPTPVSALVHSATMVAAGVYLAGRFYPVFAPEVLLVIAYAGCITLFLAATIAITAVDIKRVLAYSTVSQLGYMMLGLGVGGWAAGLFHLVTHAFFKSLLFMCSGSVIHATHTNDMRRMGGLRHKMPWTAYTMLVGVLAIYGAAIPFVIGFSGYYSKDSIVAQVLSFYNVNPTHGGVFFALSVGGAGITAFYMFRLWFMTFAGKPRDHHVYDHAHESPPVMYIPLVVLAVFAVIVGFPWFPFSVVKLLEQARGVGIGAAATGYLLPSLVFPEEPLSHSDAIHGLAEVSLFFVALAGLVLSAAFYAFNRLNPEDVRRQFAPIYRLFWNKWYFDELYNAIFVRPVLFFSKLVANFDRQVIDGAIDNLARGVRSIASIDDLIDRYLVDGLVNVVAAWTWSIGNSFRTLQTGKLRQYVMLIVIGTVALTLLIRWSVAATT, encoded by the coding sequence ATGTCACCCGACCAATCATTGCCGCTGTTGCTTGGGCTGGCCTGGCTGGTGCCGCTGGCCTCGTTCGCGCTGATCGTGCTGTTTGGCCCGCGCATGGGCAAGCACGGCATCCTGGCCAGCTATGTGGCAACGGGCGCGATTCTCACTTCCTTCGTGCTGTCGTTCACGGCGTTTTGCATATGGCATTTCGGGCAGCTCGGCTACCACCGGGGCTCGGACGTTGCACACGCCAATGTCGCGGTCGGCGAAACCGTCGATCAGGCCATCGCTGAAGAGCACGCCACGGCCGAGCATGCGGGCGAAGTACACGAAGGCGCAGCTCATGAAGGTGGGCACGCGGGCCACGGCCTGCCGACCAAGCCGTCGGTAGCCTACACCGGCGATTTGTACAAGCTCGCGCAGGTCGGCCGTTTGAAGCTGGCGATCAGCTACTACATCGATTCGCTGACCGTGCTCATGTTCACCATGGTGTCGCTGATCGCGACCCTGATTCATTTCTACGCCTACGGCTACATGCACGACGAGCTGCATGAGGTCGTCGATCACGAAGTCACGCTCTCCGACGGTCACCACCTCCATCGGCCCGGACGCTTTCACCGGTTCTTCCAGTACCTGTCGCTGTTCTGCTTCAGCATGCTGGGGTTGGTGTACGCCGGGAACATCCTGATGGTGTTCGTCTTCTGGGAACTGGTGGGCATTTGCTCCTACTTCCTGATCGGCTTCTACATCGAGCGAAAGAGCGCCTCGAACGCCGCCAACAAGGCGTTCATCGTCAACCGTGTCGGCGACTTCGGCATGATCATCGGCCTGATGGCCCTGTGGGCCAGCCTGGGCACCTTTGCGTTCGGCGACTATCGCAATGAAAAGGGCGAGGTAGTCGAGACGGGCATTTTCAGCACCGTCCGTCCCGCGGAGAACAACTATCAGTTGACCGTGCCCGACGGCATGGTTCGCTACGCCGCCATGGATCAGATCGCGGCCGGCGTCGAGCCCTCGGCCGAGCAGATTCAAACCTGGCGCGAAGAGGGTTACGGTTACTGGCTGCTGGTGATTGCGGGTGTCGGCATCTTCTGCGGGTGCGTCGGCAAAAGCGCACAGTTCCCGCTGCACGTCTGGTTGCCCGACGCGATGGAAGGTCCCACGCCTGTTTCGGCACTTGTCCACTCGGCCACGATGGTGGCCGCCGGCGTGTACCTGGCCGGGCGGTTCTATCCCGTGTTTGCCCCCGAAGTGCTCTTGGTCATCGCGTACGCGGGTTGCATCACGCTGTTTCTCGCGGCCACGATCGCCATCACGGCGGTCGATATCAAGCGCGTGCTCGCTTACTCCACGGTCAGCCAGTTGGGCTACATGATGCTCGGCTTGGGTGTCGGCGGTTGGGCGGCCGGTTTGTTCCACCTGGTGACGCACGCTTTCTTCAAAAGCTTGTTGTTCATGTGCTCGGGCTCAGTGATTCACGCCACGCACACCAATGACATGCGTCGTATGGGTGGGCTGCGGCACAAGATGCCATGGACCGCTTACACGATGCTCGTCGGCGTGCTGGCGATCTACGGTGCCGCGATTCCGTTCGTCATCGGCTTCAGCGGCTACTACTCGAAGGACTCGATCGTCGCCCAGGTCTTGTCGTTCTATAACGTCAACCCGACGCACGGCGGCGTCTTCTTCGCCCTGTCGGTCGGCGGCGCCGGGATCACGGCGTTTTACATGTTCCGGCTGTGGTTCATGACGTTCGCCGGCAAGCCGCGCGATCATCACGTGTACGATCACGCGCACGAGTCGCCGCCGGTGATGTACATTCCGCTGGTGGTGCTGGCGGTGTTCGCCGTGATCGTCGGCTTCCCGTGGTTCCCGTTCAGCGTGGTAAAGCTGCTCGAACAGGCGCGGGGCGTCGGCATCGGTGCCGCGGCGACCGGATATCTGCTGCCCAGTTTGGTTTTTCCCGAAGAGCCGCTCAGCCACTCCGACGCGATTCACGGGCTGGCCGAAGTGTCGTTGTTCTTCGTCGCTTTGGCGGGCTTGGTCCTGTCGGCCGCGTTCTACGCCTTCAACCGGTTGAATCCCGAGGACGTGCGCCGCCAATTCGCGCCGATCTACCGGCTGTTCTGGAACAAGTGGTATTTCGACGAGCTGTACAACGCGATCTTCGTGCGGCCCGTCTTGTTCTTCTCGAAGCTGGTGGCCAATTTCGACCGCCAGGTGATTGACGGTGCGATCGATAATCTGGCGCGTGGCGTTCGTTCGATCGCCAGTATCGACGACCTGATCGATCGCTACCTGGTCGACGGCCTGGTCAACGTGGTGGCCGCCTGGACCTGGTCGATCGGCAATTCGTTCCGCACGCTGCAGACCGGCAAGCTGCGGCAATACGTGATGCTGATCGTGATCGGCACCGTGGCGTTGACGCTCTTGATCCGCTGGAGCGTGGCGGCGACGACCTGA